A genomic region of Zea mays cultivar B73 chromosome 6, Zm-B73-REFERENCE-NAM-5.0, whole genome shotgun sequence contains the following coding sequences:
- the LOC100194022 gene encoding uncharacterized protein isoform X2: MAYVPLSSGAYSRKKPTCHKYCASVELTWKPCRLVGYRDFRLKELACQQLAHGVDEQYPVKSSTVEQAQDRQPCLPQGDAYFAGLSKKEIERRRKIGAANKGKVPWTKGRKWSEEHKKVIRQRTAEALRDPKIRKKMLGHRQLHRQTSKDKISAALRTVWERRIVSVRSRQKVLQIWSNSIAEAAKNGGHGQDMLGWDSYERIKSEMVSTFLWIKERGRMVKKLERAVAKIAAKRLQVVRRREEQATRMKKLKPDCQTLLQNADRQPARVVVSARPKLKERLAKWHGRKKELETVISSRARKRGLRNPPRRQMAAESLEALSTSAAGAP, from the exons AT GGCATACGTTCCTTTGAGCTCTGGCGCTTACTCAAGGAAAAAACCAACTTGCCACAAGTATTGTGCATCGGTGGAGCTTACTTGGAAACCATGCCGACTAGTTGGATATCGGGATTTTCGACTGAAAGAGCTAGCTTGCCAACAATTGGCCCATGGAGTGGATGAACAATATCCTGTGAAAAGTAGCACTGTGGAGCAAGCTCAGGACCGCCAGCCCTGTCTGCCACAAGGTGATGCTTACTTCGCTGGCCTGTCGAAGAAAGAAATCGAGAGAAGGCGGAAGATTGGCGCTGCCAACAAGGGGAAGGTTCCCTGGACAAAAGGCAGGAAATGGAGTGAAG AGCACAAGAAGGTCATCAGGCAACGGACTGCTGAAGCTCTGAGAGATCCCAAG ATCAGGAAGAAAATGTTAGGGCACCGTCagctacatag ACAAACAAGCAAAGACAAGATAAGTGCGGCGCTGAGGACGGTCTGGGAGAGGCGGATCGTTTCTGTCCGATCCAGACAGAAGGTTCTGCAGATCTGGTCCAACAGTATAGCTGAAGCAGCAAAGAACGGTGGTCACGGCCAAGATATGCTTGGCTGGGACAGCTACGAGAGGATCAAGTCAGAGATGGTATCTACGTTCCTGTGGATCAAGGAGAGGGGAcgtatggtgaagaagcttgaaagGGCCGTGGCAAAAATAGCTGCCAAGAGGCTTCAAGTGGTACGGAGAAGGGAAGAACAGGCCACAAGGATGAAGAAGCTGAAACCTGACTGTCAGACGTTGCTGCAAAACGCGGACCGTCAACCAGCAAGAGTGGTAGTATCTGCAAGGCCAAAGCTTAAGGAGAGGCTAGCTAAG TGGCACGGTCGAAAGAAAGAGCTCGAGACAGTGATAAGTTCACGGGCAAGGAAAAGAGGATTGCGAAATCCACCACGAAGGCAAATGGCAGCAGAAAGCCTCGAGGCTCTGTCAACTTCGGCTGCAGGAGCACCATAG
- the LOC100194022 gene encoding uncharacterized protein isoform X1, with protein MTRIENVQCTTYTKAYVPLSSGAYSRKKPTCHKYCASVELTWKPCRLVGYRDFRLKELACQQLAHGVDEQYPVKSSTVEQAQDRQPCLPQGDAYFAGLSKKEIERRRKIGAANKGKVPWTKGRKWSEEHKKVIRQRTAEALRDPKIRKKMLGHRQLHRQTSKDKISAALRTVWERRIVSVRSRQKVLQIWSNSIAEAAKNGGHGQDMLGWDSYERIKSEMVSTFLWIKERGRMVKKLERAVAKIAAKRLQVVRRREEQATRMKKLKPDCQTLLQNADRQPARVVVSARPKLKERLAKWHGRKKELETVISSRARKRGLRNPPRRQMAAESLEALSTSAAGAP; from the exons ATGACGCGCATAGAGAATGTACAGTGCACTACATATACTAA GGCATACGTTCCTTTGAGCTCTGGCGCTTACTCAAGGAAAAAACCAACTTGCCACAAGTATTGTGCATCGGTGGAGCTTACTTGGAAACCATGCCGACTAGTTGGATATCGGGATTTTCGACTGAAAGAGCTAGCTTGCCAACAATTGGCCCATGGAGTGGATGAACAATATCCTGTGAAAAGTAGCACTGTGGAGCAAGCTCAGGACCGCCAGCCCTGTCTGCCACAAGGTGATGCTTACTTCGCTGGCCTGTCGAAGAAAGAAATCGAGAGAAGGCGGAAGATTGGCGCTGCCAACAAGGGGAAGGTTCCCTGGACAAAAGGCAGGAAATGGAGTGAAG AGCACAAGAAGGTCATCAGGCAACGGACTGCTGAAGCTCTGAGAGATCCCAAG ATCAGGAAGAAAATGTTAGGGCACCGTCagctacatag ACAAACAAGCAAAGACAAGATAAGTGCGGCGCTGAGGACGGTCTGGGAGAGGCGGATCGTTTCTGTCCGATCCAGACAGAAGGTTCTGCAGATCTGGTCCAACAGTATAGCTGAAGCAGCAAAGAACGGTGGTCACGGCCAAGATATGCTTGGCTGGGACAGCTACGAGAGGATCAAGTCAGAGATGGTATCTACGTTCCTGTGGATCAAGGAGAGGGGAcgtatggtgaagaagcttgaaagGGCCGTGGCAAAAATAGCTGCCAAGAGGCTTCAAGTGGTACGGAGAAGGGAAGAACAGGCCACAAGGATGAAGAAGCTGAAACCTGACTGTCAGACGTTGCTGCAAAACGCGGACCGTCAACCAGCAAGAGTGGTAGTATCTGCAAGGCCAAAGCTTAAGGAGAGGCTAGCTAAG TGGCACGGTCGAAAGAAAGAGCTCGAGACAGTGATAAGTTCACGGGCAAGGAAAAGAGGATTGCGAAATCCACCACGAAGGCAAATGGCAGCAGAAAGCCTCGAGGCTCTGTCAACTTCGGCTGCAGGAGCACCATAG
- the LOC100194022 gene encoding uncharacterized protein LOC100194022 has translation MAAAAVHCSRAYVPLSSGAYSRKKPTCHKYCASVELTWKPCRLVGYRDFRLKELACQQLAHGVDEQYPVKSSTVEQAQDRQPCLPQGDAYFAGLSKKEIERRRKIGAANKGKVPWTKGRKWSEEHKKVIRQRTAEALRDPKIRKKMLGHRQLHRQTSKDKISAALRTVWERRIVSVRSRQKVLQIWSNSIAEAAKNGGHGQDMLGWDSYERIKSEMVSTFLWIKERGRMVKKLERAVAKIAAKRLQVVRRREEQATRMKKLKPDCQTLLQNADRQPARVVVSARPKLKERLAKWHGRKKELETVISSRARKRGLRNPPRRQMAAESLEALSTSAAGAP, from the exons atggccgccgccgccgtccactGTTCCAG GGCATACGTTCCTTTGAGCTCTGGCGCTTACTCAAGGAAAAAACCAACTTGCCACAAGTATTGTGCATCGGTGGAGCTTACTTGGAAACCATGCCGACTAGTTGGATATCGGGATTTTCGACTGAAAGAGCTAGCTTGCCAACAATTGGCCCATGGAGTGGATGAACAATATCCTGTGAAAAGTAGCACTGTGGAGCAAGCTCAGGACCGCCAGCCCTGTCTGCCACAAGGTGATGCTTACTTCGCTGGCCTGTCGAAGAAAGAAATCGAGAGAAGGCGGAAGATTGGCGCTGCCAACAAGGGGAAGGTTCCCTGGACAAAAGGCAGGAAATGGAGTGAAG AGCACAAGAAGGTCATCAGGCAACGGACTGCTGAAGCTCTGAGAGATCCCAAG ATCAGGAAGAAAATGTTAGGGCACCGTCagctacatag ACAAACAAGCAAAGACAAGATAAGTGCGGCGCTGAGGACGGTCTGGGAGAGGCGGATCGTTTCTGTCCGATCCAGACAGAAGGTTCTGCAGATCTGGTCCAACAGTATAGCTGAAGCAGCAAAGAACGGTGGTCACGGCCAAGATATGCTTGGCTGGGACAGCTACGAGAGGATCAAGTCAGAGATGGTATCTACGTTCCTGTGGATCAAGGAGAGGGGAcgtatggtgaagaagcttgaaagGGCCGTGGCAAAAATAGCTGCCAAGAGGCTTCAAGTGGTACGGAGAAGGGAAGAACAGGCCACAAGGATGAAGAAGCTGAAACCTGACTGTCAGACGTTGCTGCAAAACGCGGACCGTCAACCAGCAAGAGTGGTAGTATCTGCAAGGCCAAAGCTTAAGGAGAGGCTAGCTAAG TGGCACGGTCGAAAGAAAGAGCTCGAGACAGTGATAAGTTCACGGGCAAGGAAAAGAGGATTGCGAAATCCACCACGAAGGCAAATGGCAGCAGAAAGCCTCGAGGCTCTGTCAACTTCGGCTGCAGGAGCACCATAG